In Methylotenera mobilis JLW8, the following are encoded in one genomic region:
- a CDS encoding PepSY domain-containing protein codes for MFRLSLGAALVAAVFFANSAVAGHETIKPKAYDSLGKCVKAALTKHEGTIVKTEFKSEKKVGVYEFDIETADGKAWDVECNAKTGKVTEIEEEVKADDPRFKALAKVSEADAKATALAAHPGTVVETEYELESDGKASYEFDILEADKEEVKVEVDAATGKIVEVSYEEYQIGKE; via the coding sequence ATGTTTCGTTTATCTTTAGGTGCAGCTTTAGTCGCTGCTGTGTTTTTTGCAAACTCTGCAGTTGCTGGCCATGAAACAATCAAACCGAAAGCTTATGATAGCTTGGGTAAATGCGTAAAAGCCGCATTAACTAAACACGAAGGCACGATTGTAAAGACAGAGTTCAAGTCTGAGAAAAAAGTGGGTGTTTATGAGTTTGATATTGAAACTGCAGATGGCAAAGCATGGGATGTTGAGTGCAATGCTAAAACTGGTAAAGTGACTGAGATCGAAGAAGAGGTTAAAGCTGATGATCCTAGATTCAAAGCACTTGCTAAAGTGAGTGAGGCCGATGCTAAAGCAACTGCATTAGCTGCGCATCCTGGTACAGTCGTTGAAACAGAGTATGAGCTCGAGTCTGATGGTAAAGCTTCTTACGAGTTTGATATTTTAGAAGCTGACAAAGAAGAAGTTAAGGTAGAAGTGGATGCGGCTACCGGTAAGATTGTAGAAGTGAGCTACGAAGAATACCAAATCGGTAAAGAGTAA